The genomic interval GGCCCGGGCAAAGGAGAAAAACGGCGGGTTTTTGGTGGCTGGCCAAAACTACGGCCAGGGCTCTTCCAGAGAGCACGCGGCGCTGGTTCCGCTGTATCTGGGCATCAAGGGCGTCATCGCAAAGAGCTTTGCCCGCATCCATATGAGCAATCTCATCAACTCGGGCATTTTGCCGCTGGTTTTCGCAAACGAAGCGGATTACGATAAAATCGGCCAGGGCGATGCGCTTTGCATCGAGCGTGCGCAGCAGAAAACCCGGGGCCAAGAGCCATTCGTCCTGCGCAACCTTACCAAGGGCGAGACGTATGAAGTGAAGCTGGAAGTTTCAGAGCGCCTGCGGGAAATTCTGCTGGCCGGCGGCCTGCTCAATCATACCAAGAAAAACGTGGAGCAATAGATGGGCTCTTATGGAAAAGTTCCAGAGGCAGTCATCCGCAGAATGCCCAAATACTACCGGTATTTGAGCGATAAGCTTTTGCAGGGGGAGGAGCGGATTTCCTCCTCCCGCATGAGCGAAGAGCTTGGGATGAATGCCTCGCAGATCCGCCGGGATCTCAACTGTTTCGGTGGCTTCGGGCAACAGGGATACGGATATTCCATCGGCAAGCTGCGGGATGAGATTGCAGCTATTTTAGGGCTGGAGCAGGCATACGGGGCGGTGATCATCGGCGCGGGCAATATTGGCCAGGCGCTGGTCCGCTATTCCGGTTTTGCCTGCGAAAAGTTTCGGATCATCGGCGTGTTTGATGTACGGCCGGAGGCCATAGGCAAAACCGTGGCGGGCTGTGCGATACGCCATGTGCAGACGCTGGCGGAATTTGCCCGGCAAAGCCGCATCGATCTCGGCATCATCTGCACGCCCAAAGAAGCCGCGCAGGAGACGGCATCCATGCTCTGTGGGCTGGGCGTCCGGGGTATCTGGAATTTTGCGCCGACGGATGTGGAAGTGAGCCGGGGCGTGCGGCTGGAAAATGTGCATTTAAGCGACAGCCTTTATGTGCTGCTCTATCACATGAAGCAGCAGGGCGATTTGACAGAAGGGACAGAATAGAGCAATGGCAGGAAGAAAACGCGGCTATCAGAGCAGCTATCGCGGCAAAAATACAAAAGCGAAAAATG from Christensenellaceae bacterium 44-20 carries:
- a CDS encoding redox-sensing transcriptional repressor Rex → MGSYGKVPEAVIRRMPKYYRYLSDKLLQGEERISSSRMSEELGMNASQIRRDLNCFGGFGQQGYGYSIGKLRDEIAAILGLEQAYGAVIIGAGNIGQALVRYSGFACEKFRIIGVFDVRPEAIGKTVAGCAIRHVQTLAEFARQSRIDLGIICTPKEAAQETASMLCGLGVRGIWNFAPTDVEVSRGVRLENVHLSDSLYVLLYHMKQQGDLTEGTE